A single window of Sphingobacteriales bacterium DNA harbors:
- a CDS encoding IPExxxVDY family protein, translated as MIKKNKNIIDSISFNFNIWGINSPLEDYRLCWLLNKILDWKLKRVDDIAFYQQKEKRYINFNAYKYVNELDFYTIEIIKNKHDGNILIPEMKNFDYIFLFQGEEDYFNKDEITQVLKQIKGIQSIFEIDIENIKTKYNLLMRHFNDKQK; from the coding sequence GTGATTAAGAAGAATAAAAATATCATTGATTCTATCTCCTTCAATTTTAATATTTGGGGCATCAATAGTCCATTAGAAGATTATAGACTATGTTGGTTGCTCAATAAAATTTTAGATTGGAAACTCAAAAGAGTAGATGATATTGCATTTTATCAACAGAAAGAAAAAAGATACATCAACTTTAATGCATATAAGTATGTTAATGAGTTAGACTTTTATACAATTGAAATTATAAAAAACAAACATGATGGTAATATTCTTATTCCTGAAATGAAAAACTTTGATTACATTTTTTTATTCCAAGGCGAAGAAGATTATTTTAATAAAGATGAAATAACGCAAGTACTCAAGCAAATTAAAGGAATTCAGTCTATCTTTGAAATAGACATAGAAAATATAAAAACCAAATACAATCTTTTAATGAGACATTTTAATGATAAACAAAAGTAG
- the dusB gene encoding tRNA dihydrouridine synthase DusB has protein sequence MVKIDNIELGEFPIILAPMEDVSDPPFRYVCKQYGADLMYTEFISSEGLIRHAKKSIQKLDIFDYEKPIGIQMFGGEEDAMVQSARIIEEVQPDLIDINYGCPVNKVVCKMAGAGILQDIPKMIRLTEQVVKTTNLPVTVKTRLGWDDNSKNIVEVAERLQDIGIKALSIHGRTRKQMYKGEADWTLIGAVKNNPRMHIPIFGNGDIDSPQKALDYKNKYGVDGIMIGRAAIGAPWIFNQIKEFIFNKNIIATPQIDERINVIKTHLEKSIEWKGETLGILEMRQHYSNYLKGLQHIKPYRTQLVTLQQKEAIFEVLDEILYHYSTSEEQLVSD, from the coding sequence ATGGTAAAAATTGACAACATAGAACTTGGAGAATTTCCAATTATTTTGGCACCAATGGAAGATGTGAGTGATCCGCCATTCAGATATGTTTGTAAGCAATATGGTGCTGATTTGATGTACACAGAGTTCATTTCTTCAGAAGGATTAATTAGACATGCAAAGAAAAGTATTCAGAAATTAGACATTTTTGATTACGAAAAGCCAATTGGCATTCAGATGTTTGGTGGCGAAGAAGATGCTATGGTACAATCTGCTAGAATAATAGAAGAAGTACAACCAGACTTAATAGATATTAATTATGGTTGTCCTGTGAATAAAGTAGTATGTAAAATGGCTGGTGCAGGTATTTTGCAAGATATACCCAAAATGATTAGACTCACAGAGCAAGTAGTAAAAACAACTAACTTGCCTGTAACTGTAAAAACAAGATTAGGCTGGGACGATAATTCTAAAAACATTGTAGAAGTTGCAGAAAGACTACAAGACATAGGCATAAAAGCACTAAGCATACATGGCAGAACCAGAAAACAAATGTACAAAGGCGAAGCAGATTGGACATTAATTGGCGCAGTAAAAAACAATCCGAGAATGCATATTCCTATTTTTGGAAATGGTGATATCGATTCTCCACAAAAAGCATTAGACTATAAAAATAAATATGGCGTAGATGGAATTATGATTGGAAGAGCTGCCATTGGCGCACCATGGATATTTAATCAAATAAAAGAATTCATATTTAATAAAAATATTATTGCAACACCACAAATAGATGAGCGTATTAATGTCATTAAAACACATTTAGAGAAATCTATTGAATGGAAAGGTGAAACCTTAGGTATTTTAGAGATGAGACAACATTATAGTAATTACCTAAAAGGCTTGCAACACATTAAACCATATAGAACTCAGTTGGTAACATTGCAACAAAAAGAAGCAATTTTTGAAGTTTTGGATGAAATTTTATACCATTATTCTACATCTGAAGAACAACTAGTAAGTGATTAA
- a CDS encoding multidrug transporter — protein sequence MHTGKRFSPLVFFKWSLQDTIVLILIATIPTILYYFGQTYVALPWQPIALLGTALSFIVGFKNNASYGRVWEARQIYGGIINDSRSFGYTLRDSLGKNNINTTKEMFYRHFAWLTALRFQLREQRSWENTNNKRSNRKYMEKTYKVPEWESNIEVELRKYLDVEQLKYILSKKNRATQLIALQSKNIAKLKNDGIINDFQWSELQNSITKLIDDQGKAERIKNFPYPRNFASIATYLMFVFVILLPFGLIDAFNKIGEGTFLEGYTIWLNIPISAIVTWCFHTLDTIGESSVNPFEGGANDIPITQISRMIEIDMRDMLDEINLPAPIVPMNEILL from the coding sequence ATGCATACAGGAAAAAGATTTTCGCCTTTAGTATTTTTTAAATGGTCACTTCAGGATACTATAGTATTAATATTAATTGCTACAATACCTACCATATTATATTATTTTGGACAAACCTATGTTGCTCTACCATGGCAACCTATAGCACTATTAGGTACAGCACTTTCTTTTATAGTTGGTTTTAAAAATAATGCAAGCTATGGAAGAGTTTGGGAAGCTAGACAAATATATGGTGGAATAATAAATGATAGTAGGAGCTTTGGATATACACTACGTGATTCATTAGGTAAGAACAATATTAATACAACAAAAGAAATGTTTTATCGTCATTTTGCATGGCTAACAGCATTGCGTTTCCAATTGAGAGAGCAAAGAAGTTGGGAAAATACAAATAATAAAAGAAGCAACAGAAAATACATGGAGAAAACCTACAAAGTACCAGAATGGGAAAGTAATATAGAAGTAGAATTAAGAAAATATCTAGATGTAGAGCAACTAAAGTATATATTATCGAAAAAAAATAGAGCAACTCAATTAATAGCATTACAATCTAAAAACATTGCAAAATTGAAAAACGATGGAATAATTAATGATTTTCAATGGTCAGAATTGCAAAATAGTATTACTAAACTAATAGACGACCAAGGCAAGGCGGAACGTATCAAGAACTTTCCTTATCCAAGAAACTTTGCATCTATCGCCACCTATCTTATGTTTGTATTTGTAATCTTATTGCCATTCGGACTAATTGATGCATTTAACAAAATTGGCGAAGGTACATTTCTAGAAGGATATACTATTTGGCTGAATATTCCAATTTCTGCTATTGTAACATGGTGCTTTCATACACTTGATACAATAGGCGAAAGTTCTGTTAATCCATTTGAAGGTGGCGCAAATGATATTCCAATTACACAAATTAGTAGAATGATAGAAATAGATATGAGAGACATGCTAGATGAAATTAACTTGCCAGCACCGATTGTGCCTATGAATGAAATTTTATTATAA
- a CDS encoding mechanosensitive ion channel: MEEIKKIAEYSGNYITCGTIIIVTFIIAFIIKKYMNEKVVEKATRHQIDATSFVFLNHLIISIVYFLGFGWALLLLPITHTFAHSLFAGAGASTLILGFASQNLFTNLISGVFLVINRPFKIGDNVEFQGITGKVVEINLNAAIIEDKDGNRNIIPSSLIINDKIKIIKNA, translated from the coding sequence ATGGAAGAAATAAAAAAAATTGCAGAATATTCAGGAAACTACATAACATGTGGCACTATTATAATTGTAACATTTATTATCGCATTCATAATAAAAAAATATATGAATGAGAAAGTAGTTGAAAAAGCAACAAGGCACCAAATTGATGCAACAAGTTTTGTGTTCTTAAATCACTTAATTATATCTATAGTTTATTTTCTTGGCTTTGGTTGGGCATTGTTGCTATTGCCAATTACACACACGTTTGCACATTCACTATTTGCTGGCGCAGGTGCATCTACGCTAATTCTTGGATTTGCATCACAAAATTTATTTACTAATCTTATAAGTGGCGTATTTTTAGTTATCAATCGTCCATTTAAAATTGGCGACAATGTGGAATTTCAAGGAATTACAGGCAAAGTAGTAGAAATTAATCTTAATGCAGCTATTATTGAAGATAAAGACGGAAATAGAAATATTATTCCAAGTTCATTAATTATAAATGATAAAATAAAAATTATAAAAAATGCTTAA
- the ybeY gene encoding rRNA maturation RNase YbeY, which produces MHVSFYFDEVAKPKYFKSISIKKWFKTLEQHYHQKIDSLQYIFLSDEQLLEINMQFLQHDTYTDIITFNLAEHATSINGEIYISIDRIVENAIKFNASEMDELLRVMAHGFLHLIGYNDKKKADKSLMTEQENICVQLYHSLR; this is translated from the coding sequence ATGCATGTTTCATTTTATTTTGATGAAGTTGCCAAGCCTAAGTACTTTAAATCTATAAGTATTAAAAAGTGGTTTAAGACATTAGAACAACATTACCATCAAAAAATTGACTCACTACAATACATTTTCCTTAGTGATGAGCAACTACTTGAAATAAATATGCAGTTTCTACAACATGATACATACACTGATATTATCACATTCAACTTAGCAGAGCATGCTACATCTATAAATGGCGAAATCTATATTAGTATTGATAGAATAGTCGAGAATGCAATTAAATTTAATGCTTCTGAAATGGACGAACTATTAAGAGTAATGGCGCACGGCTTTTTACACTTAATAGGCTATAACGACAAAAAGAAAGCAGACAAATCATTAATGACTGAACAAGAAAATATTTGTGTACAGCTATATCATTCTTTGAGATAG